The following are from one region of the Syngnathus acus chromosome 19, fSynAcu1.2, whole genome shotgun sequence genome:
- the cbx7b gene encoding chromobox protein homolog 7 isoform X3 produces the protein MELSAIGEQVFAVESIMKKRVRKGNVEYLLKWKGWPPKYSTWEPEEHILDQRLVQSYEEKEQRDRTLGHRRKRSKAKQLLLQNTVYSMDLRSAHKTTDMPKPRLHLSLTRSLLQQQDEEEEAEEEDDEEEEDPSYIAWSRAPCYSKRRPQRRCLTSRPASPAEEDWKSLDDEEEAEDDIVEEEEEEHSQRKATMWGPAIEQDELTEAQITETVWRPVGSPAEVTVTDVTINALTVTFREARVAQGFFRVWGLEV, from the exons ATGGAGCTGTCAGCTATCGGCGAGCAAGTGTTCGCCGTGGAATCCATCATGAAGAAAAGAGTTCGGAAG GGCAACGTGGAGTACCTATTGAAATGGAAAGGATGGCCTCCAAA gtaCAGCACATGGGAACCTGAGGAACACATTCTGGACCAGCGTCTAGTCCAATCCTATGAAGAGAA AGAGCAGCGAGACCGAACTCTGGGTCACAGGAGGAAAAGATCCAAGGCCAAACAACTTCTGTTACAG AACACAGTGTATAGTATGGACCTCCGCAGCGCTCACAAAACCACAGACATGCCCAAACCCCGCCTACATCTCTCCCTGACACGCTCACTACTCCAGCAgcaggacgaggaggaggaggcggaggaagaggatgacgaagaggaggaggacccATCGTACATTGCATGGAGTAGGGCGCCCTGTTACAGCAAGAGGAGGCCACAGCGGAGATGTCTTACCTCGAGGCCGGCGAGTCCTGCAGAAGAGGATTGGAAAAGCTTGGACGATGAAGAGGAGGCGGAAGATGATATTgttgaagaggaagaggaggagcaca GTCAGAGGAAGGCCACCATGTGGGGGCCAGCTATTGAGCAAGATGAGCTCACAGAGGCTCAGATCACCGAAACCGTGTGGAGGCCCGTCGGCAGCCCGGCGGAGGTGACGGTCACCGACGTCACCATCAATGCTCTCACCGTGACGTTCCGAGAAGCCCGCGTGGCCCAGGGCTTTTTCCGAGTGTGGGGGCTGGAGGTATGA
- the cbx7b gene encoding chromobox protein homolog 7 isoform X1 produces MELSAIGEQVFAVESIMKKRVRKGNVEYLLKWKGWPPKYSTWEPEEHILDQRLVQSYEEKEQRDRTLGHRRKRSKAKQLLLQNTVYSMDLRSAHKTTDMPKPRLHLSLTRSLLQQQDEEEEAEEEDDEEEEDPSYIAWSRAPCYSKRRPQRRCLTSRPASPAEEDWKSLDDEEEAEDDIVEEEEEEHSEDTRERSASQRKATMWGPAIEQDELTEAQITETVWRPVGSPAEVTVTDVTINALTVTFREARVAQGFFRVWGLEV; encoded by the exons ATGGAGCTGTCAGCTATCGGCGAGCAAGTGTTCGCCGTGGAATCCATCATGAAGAAAAGAGTTCGGAAG GGCAACGTGGAGTACCTATTGAAATGGAAAGGATGGCCTCCAAA gtaCAGCACATGGGAACCTGAGGAACACATTCTGGACCAGCGTCTAGTCCAATCCTATGAAGAGAA AGAGCAGCGAGACCGAACTCTGGGTCACAGGAGGAAAAGATCCAAGGCCAAACAACTTCTGTTACAG AACACAGTGTATAGTATGGACCTCCGCAGCGCTCACAAAACCACAGACATGCCCAAACCCCGCCTACATCTCTCCCTGACACGCTCACTACTCCAGCAgcaggacgaggaggaggaggcggaggaagaggatgacgaagaggaggaggacccATCGTACATTGCATGGAGTAGGGCGCCCTGTTACAGCAAGAGGAGGCCACAGCGGAGATGTCTTACCTCGAGGCCGGCGAGTCCTGCAGAAGAGGATTGGAAAAGCTTGGACGATGAAGAGGAGGCGGAAGATGATATTgttgaagaggaagaggaggagcacaGTGAGGATACTCGAGAAAGGAGTGCAA GTCAGAGGAAGGCCACCATGTGGGGGCCAGCTATTGAGCAAGATGAGCTCACAGAGGCTCAGATCACCGAAACCGTGTGGAGGCCCGTCGGCAGCCCGGCGGAGGTGACGGTCACCGACGTCACCATCAATGCTCTCACCGTGACGTTCCGAGAAGCCCGCGTGGCCCAGGGCTTTTTCCGAGTGTGGGGGCTGGAGGTATGA
- the cbx7b gene encoding chromobox protein homolog 7 isoform X2 gives MELSAIGEQVFAVESIMKKRVRKGNVEYLLKWKGWPPKYSTWEPEEHILDQRLVQSYEEKEQRDRTLGHRRKRSKAKQLLLQNTVYSMDLRSAHKTTDMPKPRLHLSLTRSLLQQQDEEEEAEEEDDEEEEDPSYIAWSRAPCYSKRRPQRRCLTSRPASPAEEDWKSLDDEEEAEDDIVEEEEEEHSEDTRERSQRKATMWGPAIEQDELTEAQITETVWRPVGSPAEVTVTDVTINALTVTFREARVAQGFFRVWGLEV, from the exons ATGGAGCTGTCAGCTATCGGCGAGCAAGTGTTCGCCGTGGAATCCATCATGAAGAAAAGAGTTCGGAAG GGCAACGTGGAGTACCTATTGAAATGGAAAGGATGGCCTCCAAA gtaCAGCACATGGGAACCTGAGGAACACATTCTGGACCAGCGTCTAGTCCAATCCTATGAAGAGAA AGAGCAGCGAGACCGAACTCTGGGTCACAGGAGGAAAAGATCCAAGGCCAAACAACTTCTGTTACAG AACACAGTGTATAGTATGGACCTCCGCAGCGCTCACAAAACCACAGACATGCCCAAACCCCGCCTACATCTCTCCCTGACACGCTCACTACTCCAGCAgcaggacgaggaggaggaggcggaggaagaggatgacgaagaggaggaggacccATCGTACATTGCATGGAGTAGGGCGCCCTGTTACAGCAAGAGGAGGCCACAGCGGAGATGTCTTACCTCGAGGCCGGCGAGTCCTGCAGAAGAGGATTGGAAAAGCTTGGACGATGAAGAGGAGGCGGAAGATGATATTgttgaagaggaagaggaggagcacaGTGAGGATACTCGAGAAAGGA GTCAGAGGAAGGCCACCATGTGGGGGCCAGCTATTGAGCAAGATGAGCTCACAGAGGCTCAGATCACCGAAACCGTGTGGAGGCCCGTCGGCAGCCCGGCGGAGGTGACGGTCACCGACGTCACCATCAATGCTCTCACCGTGACGTTCCGAGAAGCCCGCGTGGCCCAGGGCTTTTTCCGAGTGTGGGGGCTGGAGGTATGA